A window of the Arachis duranensis cultivar V14167 chromosome 5, aradu.V14167.gnm2.J7QH, whole genome shotgun sequence genome harbors these coding sequences:
- the LOC107488389 gene encoding uncharacterized protein LOC107488389 has translation MAPDAAAAAGKKRKRYLPHNKPVKKKGSYPLRPGVQGFFITCDGGREHQASREAFNILESFYEELVHGENPGAKGLPNKPMNTKITFADSDSSSSDDEAEQQEEEEKGDKTLITEGKDNDDGDANCGNGAEGKSDAPKIDDSNADPVDKADDDKGEVENKADEPPAMKQCSKTDAPTCNSKEKGEQKSIDRLIEEELEELGDKNKRRFLKLDSGCNGVVFVQMRRKDGDKSPKDIVHQIVTSAASTRKHMSRFILRILPIEVSCYASKEEISRAIKPLVEQHFPVETQNPQKFAVLYEARANTGVDRMEIIDAVAKSVPAPHKVDLSNPDKTIIVEIARTVCLIGVIEKYKEFSKYNLRQLASRKA, from the exons ATGGCGCCCGATGCAGCCGCCGCCGCCGGCAAGAAGAGGAAGCGCTATCTCCCTCACAAT AAGCCAGTGAAGAAGAAGGGTTCATACCCACTGCGCCCCGGCGTTCAAGGTTTCTTCATCACCTGCGACGGTGGTAGGGAGCACCAAGCCTCTCGTGAAGCTTTCAATATCCTTGAATCG TTTTATGAAGAGCTAGTTCATGGGGAAAATCCAGGTGCTAAAGGATTACCTAACAAACCTATGAATACAAAGATTACGTTCGCGGATTCTGATTCTTCTAGTAGTGACGATGAGGCGGAGCAgcaggaagaagaggaaaaggggGACAAAACGCTTATAACTGAGGGAAAAGATAACGATGATGGTGATGCAAATTGTGGCAATGGAGCTGAGGGAAAATCAGATGCTCCGAAGATCGATGATTCCAATGCTGATCCAGTAGACAAAGCTGATGATGATAAAGGAGAAGTTGAAAATAAAGCTGATGAGCCACCAGCCATGAAACAGTGTTCCAAAACAGATGCcccaacatgcaattcgaaGGAGAAAGGGGAACAGAAGTCGATTGATAGGTTAATTGAAGAAGAGCTTGAAGAATTGGGAGACAAGAATAAG AGACGATTTCTCAAGCTTGATTCAGGTTGTAATGGTGTTGTATTTGTACAAATGCGAAGGAAAGATGGGGACAAAAGCCCCAAAGATATAGTTCATCAGATAGTGACATCAGCAGCATCGACGAGGAAACATATGTCAAG GTTTATTTTGAGAATTTTGCCAATTGAAGTCTCATGTTATGCTTCAAAAGAGGAAATTTCAAGGGCAATCAAGCCTCTTGTGGAGCAGCACTTTCCAGTGGAAACTCAAAATCCGCAGAAG TTTGCTGTACTGTATGAAGCCCGTGCAAATACTGGTGTTGACAGGATGGAAATCATTGATGCAGTGGCAAAGTCAGTTCCTGCACCTCATAAAGTTGATCTCAGTAATCCTGATAAAACCATAATAGTTGAAATTGCCAGG ACTGTGTGCTTGAT
- the LOC107488388 gene encoding hexokinase-3 encodes MAVEMHAGLASEGGSKLKMLLTFVDNLPNGTERGTYYALHLGGTNFRVLRVHLNGQRSSVLENDVERQPIPEHLMTSTSEELFDFIASSLKEFIAKEGDGSNISTNRRELGFTFSFPVKQMSVSSGILIKWTKGFSVVNMVGRDVAACLQEALSRKGLDVHVAALVNDTVGTLALGHYHDPDTVAAIIIGTGTNACYLERIDAIIKCQGLLTASGRMVVNMEWGNFWSSHLPRTSYDIDLDAESPNPNDQGFEKMISGMYLGDIVRRVILRMSMESDMFELISPKLKIPFILRTPLMAAMHEDNSPDLREVARILKEVFEIPEVPMKARKIVVKVCDVVTRRAARLAAAGIVGILKKIGRDGSGGITGGRGRSNTKMRRTVVAIEGGLYSSYSLFSEYLHEALNEILGEDIAKHVIIKVTEDGSGIGTALLAASYSS; translated from the exons ATGGCTGTGGAGATGCACGCTGGTTTAGCTTCCGAAGGTGGTTCCAAGCTCAAAATGCTTCTCACCTTCGTTGATAATCTCCCCAATGG GACCGAAAGAGGAACATATTATGCACTACATCTTGGGGGTACAAATTTTAGGGTCTTGCGGGTTCATTTAAATGGTCAACGATCTTCTGTCTTGGAAAATGATGTAGAAAGACAACCTATTCCTGAACATCTAATGACTAGCACGAGCGAG GAGCTCTTTGATTTTATTGCATCTTCATTAAAGGAGTTCATTGCAAAAGAAGGAGATGGTTCCAATATTTCTACTAACCGAAGGGAACTTggatttactttctcttttccCGTAAAACAAATGTCAGTTTCCTCAGGCATTTTAATCAAATGGACAAAAGGTTTTTCCGTTGTAAATATG GTAGGAAGAGATGTTGCTGCATGTTTGCAGGAAGCATTGTCGCGAAAAGGGCTAGATGTGCATGTGGCAGCCCTG GTTAATGACACTGTTGGAACATTAGCTCTTGGGCACTATCACGATCCAGATACTGTTGCTGCAATTATAATTGGTACTGGTACAAATGCCTGCTATTTGGAACGGATTGATGCTATTATCAAATGTCAGGGTCTTCTTACAGCATCAGGACGCATG gttGTCAACATGGAGTGGGGGAACTTTTGGTCATCTCACTTGCCGAGAACATCATATGACATTGATTTAGATGCCGAGAGTCCTAATCCAAATGACCAG GGTTTTGAGAAAATGATATCAGGAATGTATTTGGGTGATATTGTGAGGAGAGTCATTCTCAGGATGTCAATGGAGTCGGATATGTTTGAACTTATTTCTCCCAAGCTTAAGATCCCTTTCATACTGAG GACTCCTTTGATGGCCGCCATGCACGAGGATAATTCTCCTGACTTGAGGGAAGTAGCAAGAATCCTTAAAGAAGTCTTCGAG ATTCCAGAAGTTCCAATGAAGGCAAGAAAAATTGTGGTGAAGGTGTGCGACGTTGTCACCCGTAGAGCGGCTCGATTAGCAGCAGCTGGTATTGTTGGCATCCTGAAGAAGATTGGTAGGGACGGCAGTGGTGGCATTACGGGTGGCCGGGGTAGAAGCAACACAAAGATGAGGCGAACGGTTGTGGCAATCGAAGGAGGTTTGTATTCTAGCTATAGTTTGTTTAGTGAGTACTTGCATGAAGCACTGAACGAGATATTGGGTGAAGATATTGCTAAGCATGTAATTATAAAGGTCACAGAAGATGGATCAGGCATTGGAACTGCACTTCTTGCTGCCTCGTATTCATCCTAA